The following are encoded in a window of Telmatobacter sp. DSM 110680 genomic DNA:
- the cysK gene encoding cysteine synthase A — translation MSKYANITETVGNTPVVKINRLAPPDVNLYVKVEAFNPLGSVKDRLALGVIEEAERSGKLKPGQTVVEATSGNTGIGLAMVCAAKGYPLVVTMAETFSIERRKLMRFLGAKVILTPASARAVGMVNKTVELAEKHGWYYTRQFENEANADMHSRTTAQEILKDFAGERLDYWVTGFGTGGTLKGVARVLAKERPDTKIVVCEPDDAPMLSSGVEQERNADGSAKSGHPSWKPHPMQGWSPDFIAKLAGDAMASKAISQVLRISNADAMKCSKELAKKEGVFVGITSGGTFAGALQIANAAPKGSTILCMLPDTGERYLSTPLFADVSVDMTEEEWEIARSTPACILQPPQQT, via the coding sequence GGTCGGCAACACGCCGGTCGTAAAGATCAATCGATTGGCGCCTCCCGACGTCAACTTGTATGTAAAGGTCGAAGCCTTCAATCCGCTGGGCTCGGTCAAGGACCGCCTTGCGCTGGGCGTGATTGAAGAGGCGGAACGCAGCGGCAAGCTGAAGCCGGGACAAACGGTAGTCGAAGCAACCAGCGGCAACACCGGTATTGGCCTGGCGATGGTGTGCGCGGCCAAGGGCTATCCGCTGGTGGTCACCATGGCGGAGACCTTCAGCATTGAGCGCCGCAAGCTGATGCGGTTCCTCGGCGCGAAAGTGATTCTCACGCCGGCCTCTGCGCGCGCCGTCGGCATGGTGAACAAGACCGTCGAGTTGGCGGAGAAGCATGGCTGGTACTATACGCGACAATTTGAAAACGAAGCCAACGCCGACATGCACTCGCGCACCACCGCGCAGGAGATCCTGAAAGACTTCGCTGGCGAACGCCTGGATTATTGGGTCACCGGGTTCGGCACTGGCGGGACTTTGAAGGGGGTTGCGCGCGTACTGGCTAAAGAGCGCCCCGACACGAAGATTGTTGTCTGCGAGCCGGACGATGCGCCGATGCTGTCGAGTGGAGTCGAACAGGAGCGCAATGCGGATGGATCCGCAAAGTCTGGCCATCCGAGTTGGAAGCCGCATCCGATGCAGGGATGGAGCCCGGACTTCATAGCCAAGCTTGCAGGCGATGCCATGGCTTCGAAGGCGATCAGCCAGGTGCTCCGCATATCTAATGCTGATGCCATGAAGTGCAGCAAGGAACTGGCCAAGAAGGAAGGCGTCTTTGTTGGCATCACTTCGGGCGGGACGTTCGCGGGTGCGCTACAAATTGCGAACGCGGCGCCCAAGGGTTCAACAATTTTATGCATGCTGCCGGATACTGGCGAGCGCTATCTCAGCACGCCGTTGTTCGCGGATGTCTCAGTCGATATGACTGAAGAAGAGTGGGAAATTGCGCGCTCCACGCCCGCGTGCATCTTGCAACCACCGCAGCAAACTTAA